The DNA sequence ATATGCTAGCCATCTCGATAAAGCCGCCATTGCATCGAAAGACGCTTGGGTTACAGTCTGGGCGCCAACACCCCACAAGCCCTCATAATTGCCAAGATTAATTATGCCCAGATTTACATTGTGCCCATAAGTATGACCTCCAATATGGGCATCATGTCTCCCCTGCCATATGCGTCCAGCTCTATCTATAACATAGTGATACCCTATATCATACCACCCATTGCCATTAACATGCATATTTCTAATTCGCATGATCTCCGCAGCCGTTTCGGAAAGGGAAGTTGCTGCAAATGGCAATCCTGCCGCATGATGAAAAATCAGTCGTGTACCTGTGCCCCTAGGCGCGATGACCCTCGTAGGCGGTGGAGCCCCCCAAGCACTTCTTGGTAGTATTATCGGTTGTGATTGCGTCCGCCAACTCGTCGCAGCAAAGGCTGTTATTGCGACAATAAAATACAGAACAACAGTTGCGACTGCCAGTTTCTTCCAATAGTTCATCCTGGTAACGCCTCCGTTAGTTCGATTTAGGCCTTCTTCCAATTGTGGGAAAAGTGTATTCACTGGTGGTTCTCCTCTTCACGCCAACCTAGATTTTAATTCCTTCCACCATGACTTCTTCCGTTTCCTCCCCATACCTTGATGCGAGATGCTAGGATATGGAAGCAAAGTCCGGTTTATCGCCATGTTAAAGAAGAATCTGTACGAACAACTAGAACAAGCCCGAGCCGTCCGCTACGTGTGTGGGCACTTCTATGTCAAGGACGTCAACTATTGGCCAGTTTGCGTGGATTGAAGCGCTTGGATACTAGGATGGTGTTAGTTTACTTTTGACCCCCGGCTGTTGACGCTACCTTTCTGATCTGGGGCAGTGGAATACGTGGGCAGGGGTCGTTATTGATGACTACTTCCTTTTGACTTACTGTTGATGTTGAGTATGATCAGACCGGGGATTGGGTAGCAACTAAGATGCATGCGGCGCAGACGAAGCTGAGAAATATTTTCATCGGTATCCCTCCTATCCAATTACCTTGCTGCAATTCACTCTGTCAAAAATATGATACAATGGCAATGGTGTGTGGCGCAAGGACAATATTGTGGCATGATGACACAACGCTAGGGGGCGAGGGTTTGTTACTGGGAGATAAAATTTAGAGTGCTCGTAAGGCTCTAGGGCTAACACAAGCTGAGCTTGCAGGGACTCTGCTGTCTCGCTCCATGATTAGCGAACTAGAGCGCAACGAGCGGAACCCATCGTCAGAGACCATTGCCATCTTAGCTGAGCGGCTAAACAAGCCGCAGGAGTTTTTCCAGGTTGACAAGCGTAAGTCAGACCGCGATCAGGCAGAGCTGCTGCTTAATCAAGCCTTTGCCTGTATGGAGCTAGGGGATGATCGGGGCCTTAGGGATATCCTTACGGCCTTGAAGGGGCAGCACACTTTGACAGATAGTATCAAGGCTCGGTTTCATGAGCTCATGGCGTGGCATGAGCAACAGGAGGGTAGGCCACTAAGTGCCGTCAATCACTCCCTTTTGGCTGAAGTACTATATGAGGCTCTGCATAGGCCAGAAAGGCAGTGGTATTGCTGTTATCTGGCGGCGTATGCCACCTACAAGGCAGGGCTGTATCAACAGACCATCGAGATGTGTAACAGAGCGATAAATATACTTGCCGTGATACCAGAGCAAACGGAGGGGCGTCGATTGACGATCTACCTCCTTGGCAGCGCCTACTTTGCACACGGCAAGATAGCCGCCGCAGATAAGTGTTATGCGGAGTCTGCCGCTTGCGAAGGCAGTGCCGACCAAGAGGACGTTATCCGCGCCTACCACGGCAGAGCAATCTGCGCACAACAATTAGGCGATATCGATGGTGCGCTGAGGTGGTCAAAGAAAGCAGCAGAGCACTTAGAACAAAAACGCGATGCAACACTTCACGCCGCTGTGCTGACAACATGGGGCTCTGCCTTGATTAGAATGGGTAATAGCGCGGGCGCTTTTGAATTGCTAGGTCAAATTGATAGCATACCTCACGCTCCTGCGCTAATCTCACACACGGCACGACGGGAATATTTATTGTTCCTAGCAGAGCAAGAGCCGTATCCCGAGCAGATGTGCCGAGAGCTAGAGCATTATCTTGCATCCTCTAAGGATGCGCCTGCGAGTGACTACGAGACGACGAAAACAGAATGGGCGATAGCTAAGAGTCAGCTCAGGCGCGCACTACTGCCTGACATACTGCCTGCGATACAGCATCTTAGACAGCGCTTTCAGGAGCTAAGCCATTTCGGTCGCGCAGCTGAGGTGCTCGAGTTCGGGGCAAGTCTAATGGAGCGTCACTCTGACTATCAAGAGGCTTACCGCCTCTTGAAGGCAGCCCAAGAGTTGAAAAGGTGCGACCACTAGGGCATCTCTTAGCGTTGTGGCAGAGATGGGGCAAGCTAGGGCAGTTTCAGTCATGCATGCACCATATGGGCTGCTTAGCGCACCTGGAAAAGTGTTGCAGCCAGAAAAGAGGTCAGGTAGAGTTTCTTTGTGATTAACGAGCGGCGAGGATCTGTTTACGCTGTGTTGACAGCAATTTTGACAGCAACGGCTGGGGAATTACGCGCAATGAGCGTATACGAGCAGGTGTTTGCAATCGCTAAACCCTTGTATTTCCTCACTCCATGACACGGCCCTACACGCACCGACATGAGGCGTTGGACGTACCAAACAATTCGTAATCAGCAGACCTGCCAGCAGGAGGCTCTAACAGGAGTTCTAATAAAAGTTCTAACGGAAGTCAGCAAAGAGGGGCGCAAATTAGCGTAACACACGTTCGTACAAGTGGCGCAAAGCATTGATATTGCTGATTCTAGCAAAACCCACCCGAGGAGGACTCGAACCACTCGCCTGGCTGGCAGTCAAGAAGGCAACAGTTCTATCCCGTTATGCTCCACCAAAATAATCAGTAACGCCAAGGGTCTAGAGCCCTTGGCGTTTTAGTATTTTCGTGCCGGGGGGCAAGATGAAGGCTAGGGGTTCCGTCATGTGCACTGCAAGGGGTGCGTTAGTTGCCGGGCTGAGCGCGAACCCTGCTGGGAGTGACTCTGAAAACGGCAGAGCTGACAATATCATCTCTTCGTTTTCCGCAGTATCATACTTCTGCGGTTGTGGGGGTTTAGATTTAGGCTATGGCACAAATGGTAGACCTATAAACCACCAACTCGTAGTGCCATCGTTACGCTAGTCTCCCGCAGTTGGCATTTAGCGCTCCGTCGCCGCACAGCCAGTCTGGTCA is a window from the Bacillota bacterium genome containing:
- a CDS encoding helix-turn-helix transcriptional regulator, with amino-acid sequence MLSRSMISELERNERNPSSETIAILAERLNKPQEFFQVDKRKSDRDQAELLLNQAFACMELGDDRGLRDILTALKGQHTLTDSIKARFHELMAWHEQQEGRPLSAVNHSLLAEVLYEALHRPERQWYCCYLAAYATYKAGLYQQTIEMCNRAINILAVIPEQTEGRRLTIYLLGSAYFAHGKIAAADKCYAESAACEGSADQEDVIRAYHGRAICAQQLGDIDGALRWSKKAAEHLEQKRDATLHAAVLTTWGSALIRMGNSAGAFELLGQIDSIPHAPALISHTARREYLLFLAEQEPYPEQMCRELEHYLASSKDAPASDYETTKTEWAIAKSQLRRALLPDILPAIQHLRQRFQELSHFGRAAEVLEFGASLMERHSDYQEAYRLLKAAQELKRCDH
- a CDS encoding N-acetylmuramoyl-L-alanine amidase, whose protein sequence is MNTLFPQLEEGLNRTNGGVTRMNYWKKLAVATVVLYFIVAITAFAATSWRTQSQPIILPRSAWGAPPPTRVIAPRGTGTRLIFHHAAGLPFAATSLSETAAEIMRIRNMHVNGNGWYDIGYHYVIDRAGRIWQGRHDAHIGGHTYGHNVNLGIINLGNYEGLWGVGAQTVTQASFDAMAALSRWLAYRDSLSLPIVYVHSDFNNTACPGRNMRGLIHNNLRQHLSIVMERR